One part of the Chrysiogenia bacterium genome encodes these proteins:
- a CDS encoding hemerythrin domain-containing protein, giving the protein MAETPAETMRSEHAIILRVVDYLPALSQQAREGRPLSELQIPRFVEFFRNYADRFHHAKEEELLFPFMEAHDVPHQGCPISALLHEHASSRNCVAKLDHFTEIGEPLNSEQADEFVHLLDQMHKLYHDHIWKEDEMVFPMLDRIAHKPELKDLAEEFGKAGRRSEFAGIDKLVSFADTLS; this is encoded by the coding sequence GCGTCGTCGACTACCTGCCCGCCCTTTCTCAGCAGGCGCGTGAGGGCCGGCCCCTGTCCGAACTACAGATTCCAAGATTCGTTGAGTTCTTCCGGAATTATGCCGACCGCTTCCACCACGCCAAAGAGGAGGAGCTGCTCTTCCCCTTCATGGAAGCACACGATGTGCCCCACCAGGGTTGTCCGATTTCCGCGCTGCTGCACGAACATGCCAGCTCACGGAACTGCGTCGCAAAGCTCGACCACTTCACCGAAATCGGTGAACCGCTCAATTCGGAACAGGCCGACGAGTTCGTCCATCTCCTCGACCAGATGCACAAGCTTTATCACGATCACATCTGGAAAGAGGATGAGATGGTTTTTCCCATGCTCGACCGAATTGCTCACAAACCGGAGCTAAAGGACCTTGCCGAAGAGTTCGGCAAAGCCGGTCGGCGTTCGGAGTTTGCGGGGATCGACAAGCTGGTCAGCTTTGCGGACACGCTCAGCTGA
- a CDS encoding antibiotic biosynthesis monooxygenase → MSAEQTGPVTVAFTRVVRPGKVAEFEAGVAGIAEAAGHFAGYLGTNIIRPYGGARPEYTVVIRFETSEHLGAWEEAPVRAEWVARLDALTLGEMKQARSHGLEYWFTPGDAPLPPRWKMAILTWLALFPQVYWLPGLLRRIYGDQHPAVQTAASLAVIVALMTWVVMPVMTRLFSFWLAPESAE, encoded by the coding sequence ACAGGGCCGGTCACGGTGGCCTTCACCCGGGTCGTGCGGCCCGGAAAGGTGGCGGAGTTCGAGGCCGGCGTCGCCGGCATTGCAGAGGCGGCCGGTCACTTTGCGGGCTATCTGGGCACCAACATCATTCGTCCCTACGGCGGTGCGCGGCCCGAATACACGGTGGTGATTCGTTTCGAGACGAGCGAGCACCTGGGGGCCTGGGAAGAGGCGCCCGTGCGCGCCGAATGGGTGGCACGCCTCGACGCGCTCACGCTTGGAGAGATGAAGCAGGCGCGAAGCCACGGTCTCGAATACTGGTTCACTCCCGGCGACGCGCCGCTACCTCCGCGCTGGAAGATGGCGATCCTCACCTGGCTCGCGCTCTTTCCCCAGGTCTACTGGCTGCCTGGACTCCTGCGCCGCATCTACGGCGACCAGCACCCGGCCGTGCAGACGGCGGCGAGCCTGGCGGTGATCGTTGCGCTGATGACCTGGGTGGTGATGCCCGTGATGACGCGGCTGTTCTCGTTCTGGCTGGCGCCTGAGTCTGCTGAGTGA